One genomic window of Vicinamibacterales bacterium includes the following:
- a CDS encoding c-type cytochrome: MRRHRHLTAAATLLVSGLATAAFAQAPARYGIGRPATPAEIAARDIDVRPDGTGLPAGRGTAADGAAIYAAKCAQCHGKTGKEGPNDVLVGRAPGDGFPFSKDPKVPHTIGNYWPYATTVFDYVRRAMPPTAPGSLTDDDVYALTAFLLHENQLIAADAVMDKASLPKVEMPARKYFMRDTRKQYAEKPKP; encoded by the coding sequence ATGAGACGCCACCGACACCTCACTGCGGCCGCGACGCTCCTCGTCTCGGGACTGGCCACCGCCGCCTTCGCCCAGGCGCCCGCGCGCTACGGCATTGGACGCCCCGCCACGCCGGCGGAGATCGCCGCCCGCGACATCGACGTCCGGCCGGACGGCACGGGCCTGCCGGCCGGACGGGGCACGGCGGCCGACGGCGCGGCCATCTACGCCGCGAAGTGCGCGCAGTGCCACGGCAAGACCGGGAAGGAAGGGCCGAACGACGTGCTCGTGGGGCGCGCGCCTGGCGACGGGTTCCCCTTCTCGAAGGACCCCAAGGTGCCGCACACGATCGGCAACTACTGGCCGTATGCCACGACGGTGTTCGACTACGTCCGCCGCGCGATGCCCCCAACGGCACCCGGATCGCTGACCGACGACGACGTGTACGCACTCACGGCGTTCCTCCTGCACGAGAACCAGCTCATCGCCGCCGACGCCGTGATGGACAAGGCGTCGCTGCCGAAGGTCGAGATGCCGGCGCGGAAGTACTTCATGCGCGACACCCGCAAGCAATACGCGGAGAAGCCAAAGCCCTAG
- the soxC gene encoding sulfite dehydrogenase, producing MTRRDLIAGAAGAVALGTTAAGQAPADPTKVRGTPPRATGQRAPSARVQRLVRGATSSGTPHHELMGTITPADLHFERHHGGVPEIDPANYSLLIHGMVERPLIFSLADLKRFPSHSQIYFLECSGNLARTAGPETTPGQLAGLTSTSEWTGVRLKTLLDEAGVKAGAAWLLAEGSDAAVLTRSVPLEKALDDALVAYGQNGESIRPEQGYPARLFLPGWEGNTSVKWLRRIEVSDAPFMTREETSKYTEPYANDTARQFSFRMDARSLITAPAYPKTIEKGWVEIQGIAWTGAGRIQKVEVSTDGGTTWTAARLQEPVLPLAHTRFRHLWEWQGGEAVIMSRAVDETGYVQPTRAALLAQRGPGTATYHMNPITGWVVRADGTVVYKEEAWG from the coding sequence GTGACGCGACGCGATCTGATCGCCGGGGCGGCCGGCGCGGTGGCCCTCGGCACGACGGCCGCCGGGCAGGCTCCGGCCGATCCCACGAAGGTCCGGGGCACGCCGCCCCGTGCCACCGGACAGCGCGCGCCGTCCGCCCGGGTGCAGCGGCTCGTGCGCGGCGCGACCTCGTCGGGCACGCCCCATCACGAGCTGATGGGCACGATCACGCCCGCCGACCTTCACTTCGAACGCCACCACGGCGGGGTGCCCGAGATCGACCCCGCGAACTACTCGCTGCTCATCCACGGCATGGTCGAGCGCCCGCTGATCTTCTCGCTGGCCGACCTCAAGCGCTTCCCGTCGCACTCGCAGATCTACTTCCTCGAGTGCTCCGGCAACCTCGCGCGCACCGCCGGACCGGAGACGACGCCGGGCCAGCTCGCGGGGCTGACCAGCACGAGCGAGTGGACGGGCGTCCGGCTGAAGACGCTGCTCGACGAGGCCGGCGTCAAGGCGGGAGCGGCGTGGCTCCTGGCCGAGGGCAGCGATGCGGCGGTCCTCACGCGCAGCGTGCCCCTGGAGAAGGCCCTCGACGACGCGCTCGTGGCCTACGGCCAGAACGGCGAGTCGATCCGACCCGAGCAGGGCTACCCGGCGCGCCTGTTCCTGCCCGGATGGGAGGGCAACACGAGCGTGAAGTGGCTCCGCCGGATCGAGGTGTCCGACGCGCCGTTCATGACGCGCGAGGAGACCTCGAAGTACACGGAGCCGTACGCGAACGACACCGCGCGGCAGTTCAGCTTCCGGATGGACGCGCGCTCGCTCATCACGGCGCCGGCGTATCCCAAGACGATCGAGAAGGGCTGGGTGGAGATCCAGGGGATCGCGTGGACGGGCGCCGGCCGGATTCAGAAGGTCGAGGTGTCCACCGACGGCGGGACCACGTGGACGGCGGCGCGCCTGCAGGAGCCGGTCCTGCCCCTGGCGCACACGCGCTTCCGCCACCTGTGGGAATGGCAGGGCGGCGAGGCCGTGATCATGAGCCGCGCGGTGGACGAGACCGGCTACGTGCAGCCCACCCGCGCGGCCCTCCTGGCGCAGCGCGGCCCCGGGACCGCCACCTACCACATGAACCCGATCACCGGGTGGGTCGTCAGGGCCGACGGCACGGTCGTCTACAAGGAAGAGGCGTGGGGATGA
- a CDS encoding serine/threonine-protein kinase, whose translation MHSARWTVIKREFARVQALPPEARDEALASLDAALRDEVASLLDGLGKAAPGLDGDRIGPLVQLDDARPAPARIGPWRVVRTLGRGGMGVVYLGERQADDVVLRAAIKVVAGLGHGADIARRFRAERRILASLDHPGIARLIDGGTTDDGLPYVALEFVEGVPLTDYARAHRLDVRARLALFRQVCDAVAFAHGRLVVHRDLKPGNVLVTADGAAKLLDFGIAKVLAIDGDESAGPATVTAQGWMTPAYASPEQLRGEPTTTVSDVYSLGLMLYELLVDAAAIPRGANPVDAAKVKLEGAIPKPSTAVVRASGEGAGRTPAERARLARTLRGDLDTIVLAALAVEPARRYASVTALADEIDRYASGQPVRARADSVGYRAVKFVGRNRWAVALGTLAAAAMVVGLVASLLGQQRAERAEAEARRSAATADRVSEFMVGLFNVSDPGEARGNAVTARELLDAGATRIARELAGEPDVRARLDTVMARAYGELGLYERQRAILQLELDDAKTRFGEASPQALALMTKLAVPLMRLGRHTDALPLVTAAVTGFESAQPPNPLELGRALTQLATAQWRLGDLPAAKATSTRAIAITASAPDRTDADAIASVTSGAIVRWMAGEYDEARPMYERLLALSMAAYGEDSPSTANVLNNLAILEDEAKRPDAARRTHERALAIRRRILAQDHPDIAETLNGLGVVEQGSGRHAEARAHLEEALTIRMKAFGERNEMVATTEYNLGLAMTGLGDAARARALFEHARSTFVAVLGPAHPYVSYPVEGLGRLERTLGRRAEAERLLAEALALRDAAFGAAHPAVVALRRELDDLRAGARP comes from the coding sequence ATGCATTCGGCCCGCTGGACGGTCATCAAGCGCGAGTTCGCGCGCGTCCAGGCCCTGCCGCCGGAAGCGCGCGACGAGGCGCTGGCGTCGCTCGACGCCGCCCTGCGGGACGAGGTTGCGTCGCTGCTCGACGGGCTCGGGAAGGCCGCGCCTGGCCTCGACGGCGACCGCATCGGCCCTCTCGTCCAGCTCGACGACGCTCGGCCGGCGCCCGCGCGCATCGGTCCCTGGCGCGTCGTGCGCACGCTGGGACGCGGCGGGATGGGCGTGGTGTACCTCGGCGAGCGCCAGGCCGACGACGTCGTGCTGCGCGCGGCCATCAAGGTGGTGGCCGGCCTCGGCCATGGCGCCGACATCGCACGGCGCTTCCGCGCCGAACGGCGCATCCTGGCGTCGCTGGACCATCCAGGCATCGCGCGCCTGATCGATGGCGGCACGACCGACGACGGCCTGCCGTATGTCGCCCTCGAGTTCGTGGAAGGCGTGCCGCTCACGGACTACGCGCGCGCGCACCGGCTCGACGTCCGCGCGCGGCTCGCCCTCTTCCGTCAGGTGTGCGACGCCGTCGCGTTCGCCCACGGCCGGCTGGTGGTGCACCGCGACCTGAAGCCGGGCAACGTCCTCGTGACGGCCGACGGCGCCGCGAAGCTCCTCGACTTCGGCATCGCCAAGGTGCTCGCGATCGATGGCGACGAGTCCGCGGGGCCCGCCACCGTGACGGCGCAGGGATGGATGACGCCAGCCTACGCCAGCCCCGAGCAGCTGCGCGGTGAGCCGACCACGACCGTGTCGGACGTCTACTCGCTGGGCTTGATGCTGTACGAACTGCTGGTCGATGCCGCGGCCATCCCCCGCGGCGCCAACCCGGTCGATGCCGCCAAGGTGAAGCTCGAGGGCGCCATCCCGAAGCCGTCGACCGCCGTGGTCCGCGCGAGCGGCGAGGGCGCGGGACGTACTCCCGCGGAGCGCGCCCGTCTCGCCCGCACGCTGCGCGGCGACCTCGACACCATCGTGCTCGCGGCGCTGGCCGTGGAGCCGGCGCGCCGGTATGCCAGCGTCACCGCGCTCGCCGACGAAATCGACCGCTACGCCTCGGGCCAGCCCGTCCGGGCGCGTGCGGACAGCGTCGGTTACCGCGCGGTCAAGTTCGTGGGGCGCAACCGGTGGGCGGTGGCGCTCGGCACCCTGGCCGCGGCGGCCATGGTCGTGGGACTCGTGGCGTCCCTCCTCGGCCAGCAGCGCGCCGAACGGGCCGAGGCCGAGGCCCGCAGGAGCGCCGCCACCGCGGACCGCGTGTCGGAGTTCATGGTGGGACTCTTCAACGTCAGCGACCCTGGCGAGGCGCGCGGCAACGCCGTGACCGCGCGGGAGTTGCTCGACGCGGGCGCGACGCGGATCGCGCGGGAGCTGGCCGGCGAGCCCGACGTCCGCGCCCGGCTCGACACGGTCATGGCCCGCGCCTATGGCGAGCTGGGGCTCTACGAGCGCCAGCGCGCCATCCTGCAGCTGGAGCTCGACGACGCGAAGACGCGGTTCGGCGAGGCATCGCCGCAGGCCCTGGCGCTCATGACGAAGCTCGCCGTGCCCCTCATGCGCCTGGGCCGACACACCGACGCGCTGCCGCTCGTGACGGCGGCCGTGACCGGATTCGAAAGCGCGCAGCCGCCGAACCCACTGGAGCTCGGACGCGCCCTCACGCAGCTGGCCACGGCCCAGTGGCGCCTCGGGGACCTGCCTGCGGCCAAGGCCACCAGCACACGCGCGATCGCCATCACGGCATCGGCGCCCGATCGGACCGACGCGGACGCGATCGCGTCGGTCACGTCCGGCGCCATCGTGCGATGGATGGCGGGCGAGTACGACGAGGCGCGGCCGATGTACGAACGGCTGCTGGCCCTGTCGATGGCCGCCTACGGCGAGGACTCGCCGAGCACGGCCAACGTCCTCAACAACCTCGCCATCCTCGAGGACGAGGCGAAGCGACCCGACGCCGCGCGCCGCACTCACGAACGCGCGCTGGCCATCAGGCGCCGCATCCTCGCCCAGGATCATCCCGACATCGCCGAGACCCTGAACGGCCTGGGAGTGGTGGAACAGGGATCTGGGCGCCATGCGGAGGCCCGGGCGCACCTGGAAGAAGCGTTGACGATCCGGATGAAGGCGTTCGGCGAACGCAACGAGATGGTGGCCACGACGGAATACAACCTGGGGCTCGCCATGACGGGCCTGGGGGACGCGGCGCGGGCCCGGGCCCTGTTCGAGCACGCCCGCTCGACGTTCGTCGCGGTTCTCGGGCCCGCCCACCCGTACGTGTCGTACCCCGTGGAGGGACTCGGGCGGCTCGAACGGACGCTCGGCCGGCGCGCGGAGGCCGAGCGGCTGCTGGCAGAGGCCCTCGCCCTGCGGGACGCCGCGTTCGGCGCCGCGCACCCGGCGGTCGTCGCCCTGCGCCGCGAACTGGACGACCTGCGGGCGGGGGCGCGCCCGTAG
- a CDS encoding sigma-70 family RNA polymerase sigma factor — protein MADITELLNQWRGGRQEAFDELVPRVYDEMRAIAAGLLRGERPGHLLDTGALVHEAYLRLVDQTRMSWNGRAHFFGAAATAMRRILVDQARRRLADKRGAGAPHEDLDLAVTLAVEPNLDVLDVHQALVALADFDPDLARLVELRYFAGLTLEETADVMTVSPQAVSRDWTVARAWLARRLGGPAPAPGAAGAA, from the coding sequence ATGGCCGACATCACCGAGCTGCTCAACCAGTGGCGGGGCGGCAGGCAGGAGGCGTTCGACGAGTTGGTGCCGCGCGTCTACGACGAGATGCGCGCCATCGCCGCCGGGCTGCTCCGGGGGGAGCGTCCGGGCCACCTCCTCGACACGGGGGCCCTGGTCCACGAGGCGTATCTGCGGCTCGTGGACCAGACCCGCATGTCGTGGAACGGCCGCGCGCACTTCTTCGGCGCCGCGGCCACGGCCATGCGGCGCATCCTGGTGGATCAGGCGCGCCGCCGGCTGGCCGACAAGCGCGGGGCCGGCGCACCGCATGAAGATCTCGACCTGGCCGTCACGCTCGCCGTCGAGCCGAACCTCGACGTGCTGGACGTGCACCAGGCGCTCGTCGCGCTCGCGGACTTCGACCCGGACCTGGCGCGGCTGGTCGAGCTCCGCTACTTCGCCGGCCTGACGCTCGAGGAGACGGCCGACGTGATGACCGTGTCCCCACAAGCCGTCAGCCGCGACTGGACGGTGGCCCGCGCCTGGCTGGCGCGCCGGCTCGGCGGGCCGGCTCCGGCGCCCGGCGCCGCCGGCGCGGCGTGA